TTCTCCTCCCAGTCGGGATAGAGGTCCCGGGTGTGCGTGTCGAGGAACACCATCTCGGTCGCGTTCGGGCGGCGCAGCGGATCATCGACCGAATCGATGTCGAGGTGGCCGGCGAACAGCGCATGACCCATCCGGTTCCAGCCGAGAATGTCGCGGCGTCGGCCGAGGACCATCGCCGGGATGTCGCCGAGGTTCAGGATGAGCTCTGCGAGCTCCGGATCGAGCCGCTCCTCCTCCACGGGTTCGCTCTGGGCGGGCCGCGAGTCCGCCCGTGCCAGCTCGTGCAGGTGCGCGGTCTCGGCGATGTCCAATCGAAGGCTGCGGGCGATGGCATCGATCACCTGCGCCGAGGCGTTCAGCGCCTGCCCCTGCTCGAGGCGCGTGTAGTAGGAGGGGCTGACGCCGGCCAGCATCGCGATCTCCTCGCGACGCAGTCCGCTCACCCTCCGCCTCTCGTGCAGCACGGACAGGCCGATGTCCTCGGGGTTCAGCCGCGCTCGCAGCGCGGTGAGGAACTCACCCAGGCTGCCGGAGCCGATCACTCTGTCCATGGCTCAAGTATGGGCGCGCGGATTCGCCCGTGGGCACCGAAGACTGACCCTGATAGGGGTAGGAACGCCGCGGGGTGGTTGTCTGTGATGCGAGCGCTCAAGCTGGCGGTGAACCCGCTACGAAAGGATCGCGATGAACGAGATCACCGTCGGAGACGTGACCATCACACGCGTCGAAGAGATGCACGGCCCCATCCTCCCGCCCGAACAGTTCTTCCCCAGCATCCCGGCTGCGGCCTGGCAGGAGCACCGCGCCGGTCTGAGCCCCGACCATCTCGATGACGCCGGGGAGATGGTCCAGGTGGCCATGCAGCCGTGGCTGGTGCGCAGCGGCGGCAAGACCATCCTGATCGACACCGGAGTCGGCAGTCACAAGTCCCGCCCGGCGGTGGATGCGTGGGATCACCTCGACCTGGATTTCGTCGCCGCTCTCGCTCGTGCGGGCGCCGCTCCTGAGGACATCGACATCGTCGTGAACACGCACCTGCATGTGGATCACGTGGGCTGGAACACCACCTGGCGAGAGGGGCAGTGGGTGCCGACGTTCCCGAACGCCGTCTACCTCATGCCCGAGGAGGACTTCGTGTACTGGAACCCGGAGACCAACCCCCGGGTCGCGGGCGGAGTCAACGAGAACGTGTACGAGGACAGCGTCATGCCCGTGCACCAGGCCGGTCAGGTGCAGTTGTGGACGGGGAGCCACCGGATCGATGATGCGCTCGAGCTTCAGGCTGCTCCGGGGCACACCCCAGGATCCAGCATCGTCCGGATGGACTCCGGCGGTCGCACGGTGATCTTCGCGGGCGACCTGCTGCACAGCCCCATCCAGGTCTTCGAACCGGGCCACAACAGCTGCTTCTGCGAGGATCCTGAGCAGGCGCTTGCCACGCGTCATGCCGTCCTGACCATGGCGGCCGAGACGGGCGCGCTGGTGCTGCCGGCGCACATCAGCGGACACAGCGGCTTCGAGGTCGAGGCCGCGGGAGATGCGTTCACGATCACCCGCTGGGCTGAATTCTCGAAGCTGTGAACGGGGCGACTGCCCGAGCGTCCGCTGCCCGGGCGCCTGCTGTCGGAGCCCCCGGGGTGCCCGTGGTCGAGATCGCCCTGCCCGACGGGCGACTGCGAGGCTTGTCCCACGGAGGGGTCCGACGTTTTCTCGGCGTTCCGTACGCGGCGCCAATCGGCGGCGCGGGGCGGTTCGCTGCGCCGCATCCGGTCGTCCCGTGGCACGGCATCCGCGATGCCACGGTTGCGGGGCCGACCTCCCCGCAACCCGATCGCAGCCGCTTCGGTTCGCTGGATGTCAGCCCGTTCTTCGCGCCGGGCTGGGTGCGCGGTGACGATCACCTCACGGTGAACGTCTGGGCGCCGGAGGATACCGACGGGCGGGCGCCGGTGCTCGTGTTCGTCCACGGCGGTGGCTTCATCGCCGGCTCGGCATCCGCTCCCGCCTACGACGGCACGGGGTTCGCCCGCGACGGCGTCGTCTTCGTCGGGGTCAACTATCGGTTGGGGGCGCCCGGCTTCCTCGCCGTTCCCGATGCCCCCGACAACCGCGGCGTCCTGGACGTCATCCAGGCGCTCCGGTGGGTGCGCGAGAACATCGCGGCGTTCGGAGGCGACCCCGCGGCGGTCACCCTGGCCGGGCAGTCGGCCGGGGCAGTGATCATCGCGAGCGTGCTGTGCGAACCGGATGCCGAAGGGCTGGCACATCGGGCGATCATGCAGAGCGGCACAGGCGTGGGTGCCTTCACCCCTGAGCAGGGCGAGATCGTGGCATCCGCGTTCGCTGAGCAACTGGGTGTCGACCTCACAGTCGACGCGCTGGGCGCCGTTCCTGACGCGGCTCTCGTCGGGGCGTCGGTGATGCTGGGTGAGGTGGACGTCGCCACCGCTTCCGCGCGGGCCCCCATCGGGGACATCGTGCGGTTCGGCCCTGTTCATCCACGCCAGCCCGCGGACAGGATCGCGGAGTCCTGGGGTGGTGGTGTTGAACTGCTCATCGGCACGAATCTCGACGAGGCGGGACTCTACCTGGCGCCGACCGGGCAGTTGGACGGGGCCGTCGATCCTGTCGCCGCGGCCGCCCGTTTCGTGGACGAACCGGAGTCGCTGGTCGCGGCGTACCGCCGTGAGTTCCCGGATGCCGATGACGTAGAGCTCGTGCGGAGCATCACCGGGGACGGCATGTTCGGCGCCGGCACCCGCCGGTTCGCGGACCGGCATCAGTCAGCGGGAGGCACGACCCACGTCTACGAGTTCACCTGGCGCCCCGACTCGGTACGCCAGCTGCTCGGAGCGAGCCATCTCATGGAGCTGCCGTTCGTCTTCGACACGGATGCCGAGGGGCTTCGCGGCCCAGACTCCCTGCTGGGCACGACCCCGCCGCCGGCTGATCTGGCCGTCCGCATGCACGCCGCGTGGGTCGACTTCATCCAGGGCCTCGGACCCGGATGGCCGGCGTGCACCGCCGACGCGCAGCAGGTCCAGTCGATCGGTGAGCGGTGGGAGATGCATTCCGGTCACCGGGCGCGGTTGCACGAGGCGTGGGGGAGTGCCTGACCTCAGATGTCGATCACGCCCCGACATCCTTCGGGAACCTCACGAACAGCAGCAGCACGAGGCCGATGAGCAGGACCAGGCCGATGCCCAGCACACCGTAGACGATGCCGCCGAACCACGCGAGGAACAGCGACCAGGCCAACGGCGAGAGGAAGGACGCGACGCGACCGGTCGTGGCGTACAGGCCGAAGATCTCGCCCTGCTGGCTCGGAGGAGTCAGGCGGGTGAGCAGGCTGCGGCTGGATGCCTGAGTCGGGCCGACGAACGCGCACAGCAGCAGGCCGCAGACCCAGAACACGATCGTGCCGAGATCCTTCAGCGCGAAGACGGCGAAAGCCATCACCACGAGCCCGCTGAGGGTGATCACGATCAGACGGCGCGGGCCGATCGCGTCATCGATCCGTCCCGCGAGCACCGTCGAGATGCCTGCGACGAGG
Above is a genomic segment from Microbacterium sp. W4I4 containing:
- a CDS encoding helix-turn-helix transcriptional regulator, with amino-acid sequence MDRVIGSGSLGEFLTALRARLNPEDIGLSVLHERRRVSGLRREEIAMLAGVSPSYYTRLEQGQALNASAQVIDAIARSLRLDIAETAHLHELARADSRPAQSEPVEEERLDPELAELILNLGDIPAMVLGRRRDILGWNRMGHALFAGHLDIDSVDDPLRRPNATEMVFLDTHTRDLYPDWEEKAIASVGHLRLLAAGQSTDRRLLELIGSLTAQSEDFTRLWALNRIRTTATARYRMSHPLVGEMQITQQLLSVPSVTSNTVIICTTERGSASESALRLLVQAVHS
- a CDS encoding MBL fold metallo-hydrolase — translated: MNEITVGDVTITRVEEMHGPILPPEQFFPSIPAAAWQEHRAGLSPDHLDDAGEMVQVAMQPWLVRSGGKTILIDTGVGSHKSRPAVDAWDHLDLDFVAALARAGAAPEDIDIVVNTHLHVDHVGWNTTWREGQWVPTFPNAVYLMPEEDFVYWNPETNPRVAGGVNENVYEDSVMPVHQAGQVQLWTGSHRIDDALELQAAPGHTPGSSIVRMDSGGRTVIFAGDLLHSPIQVFEPGHNSCFCEDPEQALATRHAVLTMAAETGALVLPAHISGHSGFEVEAAGDAFTITRWAEFSKL
- a CDS encoding carboxylesterase/lipase family protein — translated: MPVVEIALPDGRLRGLSHGGVRRFLGVPYAAPIGGAGRFAAPHPVVPWHGIRDATVAGPTSPQPDRSRFGSLDVSPFFAPGWVRGDDHLTVNVWAPEDTDGRAPVLVFVHGGGFIAGSASAPAYDGTGFARDGVVFVGVNYRLGAPGFLAVPDAPDNRGVLDVIQALRWVRENIAAFGGDPAAVTLAGQSAGAVIIASVLCEPDAEGLAHRAIMQSGTGVGAFTPEQGEIVASAFAEQLGVDLTVDALGAVPDAALVGASVMLGEVDVATASARAPIGDIVRFGPVHPRQPADRIAESWGGGVELLIGTNLDEAGLYLAPTGQLDGAVDPVAAAARFVDEPESLVAAYRREFPDADDVELVRSITGDGMFGAGTRRFADRHQSAGGTTHVYEFTWRPDSVRQLLGASHLMELPFVFDTDAEGLRGPDSLLGTTPPPADLAVRMHAAWVDFIQGLGPGWPACTADAQQVQSIGERWEMHSGHRARLHEAWGSA